A genomic segment from Patescibacteria group bacterium encodes:
- a CDS encoding response regulator: MKKVLIIEDEDLIMDLLKKKLIQEGYEVSTAYDGEQGIEKLKNVKPDIVLLDIVMPKKSGYEVMEEMSKDPELSKIPIIVISNSGQPVELDKAKNLGAEDWLVKTEFDPKEVVEKVRRLIGG, encoded by the coding sequence ATGAAAAAAGTCTTAATTATTGAGGATGAAGACTTAATAATGGATCTTCTTAAGAAAAAACTAATTCAAGAAGGTTATGAAGTTTCAACCGCTTATGATGGAGAGCAGGGTATAGAAAAATTAAAAAATGTAAAACCGGATATTGTTTTACTTGATATTGTTATGCCAAAAAAAAGCGGTTATGAAGTAATGGAGGAAATGAGCAAAGATCCAGAATTAAGCAAAATACCCATTATTGTGATTTCAAATTCTGGCCAGCCAGTAGAATTAGACAAAGCCAAGAATTTAGGCGCAGAAGATTGGTTGGTGAAAACAGAGTTTGATCCGAAAGAAGTAGTTGAAAAAGTAAGACGATTGATTGGTGGATAA
- a CDS encoding response regulator, giving the protein MAKKILNKKSQGSSSGKKILIIEDDRFLRELIVRKLSDEGFVTAEAMDGEKGIKKVKEENPDLVLLDLILPGIDGFEVLSRMKKDESLKSIPVIILSNLGQKEEVEKGLKMGAVDYLIKAHFTPGEIIEKIKGSLK; this is encoded by the coding sequence ATGGCAAAAAAAATCTTAAATAAAAAGAGTCAAGGCTCTTCTTCAGGGAAGAAGATCCTCATAATAGAAGATGATAGATTTTTAAGAGAGCTTATTGTCAGGAAGCTTTCTGATGAAGGTTTTGTTACTGCTGAAGCGATGGATGGAGAAAAGGGAATTAAAAAAGTCAAAGAGGAAAATCCTGATTTAGTTTTACTTGACTTAATTCTGCCAGGCATTGATGGTTTCGAAGTTTTATCTCGTATGAAAAAAGATGAAAGTTTAAAATCCATTCCAGTCATAATCTTATCTAACTTAGGACAAAAGGAAGAAGTTGAAAAAGGATTAAAAATGGGAGCAGTTGATTACTTGATTAAAGCTCACTTTACTCCCGGTGAAATTATTGAAAAAATAAAAGGCAGTTTGAAATAG
- the mutM gene encoding DNA-formamidopyrimidine glycosylase: MPELPEVESTIQGLRKTIINKIIQDIWTDTRKLVKKPSSFKAFQKEIIGKQIKRIRRRGKNILIDLSGNKTLLIHQKMTGHLLFGKWKFKKGKWISKIKGSLLSDPRNDYLHFIIFFQNEKQLALSDLRKFAKIELWDKLELESSKQFKKLGPEPLGKSFTFKKFKKALSKKKRGKIKQILMDQNIIVGIGNIYSDEILWQVKIHPFQDISGIKEQELKKIYTATKNILKKAVKLKGTSISDFRLVDGSKGYYQSKRKVYRKTGEKCARCKTIIKREKMANRSAHFCPQCQKI; this comes from the coding sequence ATGCCAGAGTTACCAGAAGTAGAATCAACAATACAGGGGTTAAGAAAAACGATTATTAATAAAATAATTCAAGATATCTGGACAGATACTAGAAAGCTTGTGAAAAAACCAAGTTCTTTTAAAGCTTTTCAAAAAGAGATTATAGGAAAACAAATCAAAAGAATAAGAAGAAGAGGAAAAAATATTTTGATTGATTTATCAGGCAATAAAACTCTTTTAATCCATCAAAAAATGACAGGACATTTGCTTTTTGGCAAGTGGAAGTTTAAAAAAGGAAAATGGATTTCTAAAATTAAAGGGTCTTTGCTTAGTGATCCGAGAAATGATTATTTGCACTTTATTATTTTTTTTCAAAATGAAAAACAGCTAGCTTTATCAGATCTAAGAAAATTTGCCAAAATAGAGCTTTGGGATAAACTTGAATTAGAAAGCTCTAAACAATTTAAAAAGTTAGGGCCAGAACCATTGGGAAAAAGCTTTACTTTTAAAAAATTTAAAAAAGCTTTAAGTAAAAAGAAAAGAGGAAAAATCAAGCAAATTTTAATGGACCAGAATATTATTGTTGGAATTGGGAATATTTATTCAGATGAGATTTTATGGCAAGTAAAAATTCATCCCTTTCAAGATATTTCTGGAATAAAAGAACAAGAGCTTAAAAAAATATATACAGCCACTAAAAACATATTAAAAAAAGCAGTTAAATTAAAAGGAACAAGTATTTCAGATTTTAGATTAGTAGATGGCAGTAAAGGCTACTACCAATCAAAAAGAAAAGTTTATCGGAAAACAGGAGAAAAATGTGCAAGATGCAAAACTATTATTAAAAGGGAAAAAATGGCTAACAGGTCAGCTCATTTTTGCCCTCAATGCCAAAAAATATGA
- the holA gene encoding DNA polymerase III subunit delta: MIIFLYGQDAYRSRKKLKEVIERYKKIHKTGLSLKYIDVGKLSFKDVEDELKQTSIFKEKKLLILTNVFSNTDFKKSFIKKGKKFIDSENTVLFYEPDKIDKRDALLKFLNKHAKSQEFELLGGLRLKSWIKKEFEVRNGKINDLVLEKFINFVDNNPWQIINEVEKLVNFKNGEQIESKDIELLIRPKVESDIFKTIDAIASKDKKRALKLLKNHLKKGDNPLYLFSMINYQFRNLLIIKDLIEKNLSPFSAGLHPFVVRKSSALANKFSFSELKKIYQTLFKVDLNIKTGKIDPEAALDLFITEI; encoded by the coding sequence ATGATTATTTTTCTTTATGGTCAAGACGCATATAGGTCTAGAAAGAAACTTAAAGAAGTGATTGAACGTTATAAGAAAATCCATAAAACTGGATTGAGTTTGAAATATATTGATGTTGGGAAATTAAGTTTCAAAGACGTAGAGGACGAACTTAAGCAAACTTCAATATTTAAAGAGAAAAAATTATTAATACTGACAAACGTTTTTTCTAATACTGATTTTAAAAAAAGCTTTATAAAAAAAGGGAAAAAATTCATTGATTCTGAAAACACAGTTTTATTTTATGAGCCAGATAAAATTGATAAAAGAGATGCTTTACTTAAGTTTTTAAATAAGCATGCTAAATCTCAGGAATTTGAACTACTTGGCGGATTAAGACTTAAAAGCTGGATTAAAAAAGAGTTTGAAGTGCGTAATGGAAAAATTAATGACTTGGTTTTGGAAAAATTCATTAACTTTGTTGATAATAATCCCTGGCAAATAATAAATGAAGTTGAAAAGCTGGTTAATTTTAAAAATGGCGAACAAATTGAATCAAAAGATATTGAGCTTTTGATAAGACCAAAAGTTGAATCTGACATATTTAAAACAATTGATGCCATTGCTTCGAAAGATAAAAAAAGAGCTTTGAAATTATTAAAAAACCATTTAAAAAAAGGAGACAATCCCCTTTATTTGTTTTCAATGATTAATTATCAGTTTAGAAATCTTTTGATTATTAAAGATTTAATAGAAAAAAACCTGTCCCCTTTCTCAGCAGGTCTTCATCCTTTTGTTGTTAGAAAAAGCTCTGCTTTAGCTAATAAATTCAGTTTTTCAGAACTTAAAAAAATCTACCAAACATTGTTTAAAGTAGACTTAAACATTAAAACAGGAAAAATTGATCCTGAAGCAGCGCTAGATTTATTTATTACTGAGATTTAG
- the rpsT gene encoding 30S ribosomal protein S20 has protein sequence MPIKKSAKKALRQDKKRRIRNRAQKQKIKSLLKKVRSLIVEKKSQEAEKLLPQTYKLLDKAAKTGLFKKNTVSRTKSRLTKSITKTKSQ, from the coding sequence ATGCCAATTAAAAAATCAGCTAAAAAGGCTCTGAGACAAGATAAAAAAAGAAGAATTAGAAATAGAGCTCAAAAACAAAAAATAAAAAGCCTTTTAAAAAAGGTTAGAAGTTTGATTGTTGAGAAAAAATCACAAGAAGCTGAAAAGCTTTTGCCTCAAACTTACAAGCTGCTGGATAAAGCAGCGAAAACTGGATTATTCAAAAAAAATACTGTTTCAAGAACTAAATCAAGGCTAACAAAATCTATTACTAAAACTAAATCTCAGTAA
- a CDS encoding UDP-N-acetylmuramoyl-L-alanyl-D-glutamate--2,6-diaminopimelate ligase, with protein sequence MKQVIKKIIPYFLLDWYHFVLVFLAALFYGFPSKKLKVIGITGTNGKSTVAEMISVILQEAGFKIAVLSSIKFKIADKEEPNMLKMTMPGRFALQRFLKQAVNSGCKYAVIEVTSEGIKQHRHRFIKFDTAVFTNLSPEHIEAHGSFENYRQVKEKLFAVAKGVHVLNIDDKNVEYFLKYNAEKKYKYGLLNNGVNNKEYEILATKYKADASGIGFQINDVVFELDVLGAFNIYNALASVCVALSEKISLETCRDALKKIKIVPGRMEMVIFSPFKVIVDYAFTPNALEKVYTTVKNSFKPENLICVLGAAGGGRDKWKRPILGKIAAKYCQHIIITNEDPYDENPEDIINQVAQGAGNKAEKIIDREKAINSALEKAKTNDVVIITGKGCEPWICIEKGKKIPWDDRKIVKQEFEKLNYGI encoded by the coding sequence ATGAAGCAAGTTATTAAAAAAATCATCCCTTATTTTTTATTGGACTGGTATCATTTTGTGCTGGTTTTTTTAGCAGCCTTGTTTTATGGTTTTCCTTCTAAAAAGTTGAAAGTTATTGGGATTACTGGAACCAATGGAAAATCAACTGTGGCTGAAATGATATCTGTGATTTTGCAAGAAGCTGGTTTTAAAATAGCTGTTTTATCTTCAATTAAATTCAAGATAGCTGATAAAGAAGAGCCTAATATGCTTAAGATGACAATGCCAGGCAGATTTGCTTTGCAGAGATTTTTGAAACAAGCAGTTAACTCAGGATGCAAGTATGCAGTAATAGAAGTGACCTCAGAAGGAATAAAACAGCACCGCCATAGGTTTATTAAATTTGATACAGCTGTTTTTACCAATCTATCTCCAGAGCACATTGAAGCTCATGGTTCTTTTGAGAATTACAGGCAAGTTAAAGAAAAGCTGTTTGCAGTTGCCAAGGGTGTTCATGTCTTGAATATTGATGATAAAAATGTTGAATACTTCCTTAAATACAATGCAGAGAAAAAATATAAATATGGGCTATTAAATAATGGAGTTAATAATAAAGAATATGAAATACTTGCTACAAAATATAAAGCTGATGCCAGTGGCATTGGTTTTCAGATAAATGATGTGGTCTTTGAGCTGGATGTTCTTGGCGCTTTTAACATTTATAATGCCCTAGCGTCAGTCTGTGTAGCACTGTCTGAGAAAATCAGTTTAGAGACTTGTAGAGATGCTTTAAAGAAAATCAAGATAGTTCCTGGGAGAATGGAAATGGTAATTTTTAGTCCATTTAAAGTAATAGTTGATTATGCTTTTACTCCCAATGCTTTAGAGAAAGTATATACTACTGTTAAAAACAGTTTTAAACCTGAAAATTTAATCTGTGTTTTAGGTGCAGCTGGTGGAGGAAGGGATAAATGGAAAAGACCTATTTTAGGGAAAATTGCAGCAAAATATTGTCAGCATATTATAATTACAAATGAAGATCCTTATGATGAAAATCCAGAAGACATTATCAATCAAGTTGCCCAAGGCGCTGGAAACAAGGCAGAAAAGATTATAGACAGGGAAAAAGCAATAAATAGTGCTTTAGAAAAAGCAAAAACTAATGATGTTGTTATAATAACAGGAAAGGGTTGTGAACCATGGATATGTATTGAAAAAGGAAAGAAAATTCCATGGGATGACAGAAAAATAGTAAAACAAGAATTTGAAAAACTGAATTATGGCATTTAA
- a CDS encoding RtcB family protein: MRVPARIYTSERMLETIEPGALEQVINVSTLPGIVKYSLAMPDIHTGYGFVIGGVAATKLTDGVISPGGVGYDINCGMRVLKSEFNEKEIKPYIDKLATEIQKQVPSGLGKGRKVKLDINSINRILEQGAKALVDKGYGHDQDLENCEASGNLKSANISNVSDKAKNRGRDQVGTLGSGNHFIEVQRVDTIFDENIAEVFGLFKGQIVIMIHTGSRGLGHQIASDYIRVMMEAMPKYNINLPDRELAACPINSDEGKRYLSAMACGANYAWANRQMIAHSVREAWKSVLGNKATPLHMLYDVAHNIAKIEEYEINGRKIKLCIHRKGATRAFPPNHPEIPEKYKKVGQPVLIPGSMGTASYILAGRKEGEQSFYSTCHGAGRTMSRKQALRTISGQNVVKQLKQKGIIVKCQSSRGIAEEAPLAYKNIDNIVNVVHNAGLVKKVARLAPLAVIKGE, translated from the coding sequence ATGCGTGTTCCAGCTAGAATTTATACTTCAGAAAGAATGTTGGAAACTATAGAGCCTGGTGCTTTAGAACAGGTTATTAATGTTTCTACTTTGCCAGGTATTGTGAAATACTCTTTAGCCATGCCAGATATTCATACAGGTTATGGGTTTGTTATTGGTGGCGTGGCAGCTACAAAACTAACTGATGGCGTAATTTCACCTGGTGGAGTTGGTTATGACATTAACTGCGGAATGAGGGTTTTGAAGTCTGAATTCAATGAAAAAGAAATCAAGCCATATATTGATAAATTAGCTACTGAAATTCAAAAACAGGTTCCATCAGGATTAGGAAAAGGTAGAAAAGTAAAACTCGACATTAATTCAATCAATAGAATTTTAGAACAAGGAGCTAAAGCTTTAGTTGATAAAGGTTATGGCCATGATCAGGATTTAGAAAACTGCGAGGCAAGCGGCAATCTTAAAAGTGCTAATATCAGCAATGTTTCAGATAAAGCAAAAAACAGAGGAAGAGATCAGGTTGGTACTCTTGGATCCGGCAACCACTTTATAGAAGTTCAAAGGGTAGATACTATTTTTGATGAAAATATAGCTGAGGTTTTTGGATTATTCAAGGGCCAGATTGTAATAATGATCCATACTGGTTCTCGTGGTTTGGGGCATCAGATTGCTAGTGATTATATCAGGGTTATGATGGAGGCAATGCCAAAATACAATATTAATTTACCTGACAGAGAACTAGCTGCCTGTCCAATAAATTCTGATGAAGGGAAAAGATATCTTTCAGCTATGGCCTGTGGAGCAAATTATGCTTGGGCTAATCGTCAAATGATTGCTCATTCTGTAAGAGAGGCTTGGAAATCTGTTTTGGGCAATAAAGCAACGCCGCTTCATATGCTTTATGATGTAGCTCATAATATTGCCAAAATTGAAGAATATGAAATTAATGGTAGAAAAATAAAACTTTGTATCCACAGAAAAGGAGCTACTCGTGCTTTTCCGCCTAACCATCCTGAAATTCCAGAAAAATACAAGAAAGTTGGTCAGCCGGTTTTGATTCCTGGCTCAATGGGAACTGCTTCATATATTTTAGCTGGCAGAAAAGAGGGAGAACAAAGCTTTTATTCAACGTGTCATGGTGCTGGAAGAACGATGTCAAGAAAGCAAGCATTAAGAACAATCTCTGGACAAAACGTAGTAAAACAGTTAAAACAAAAAGGAATTATTGTTAAATGCCAGAGTTCAAGAGGAATCGCTGAAGAAGCTCCTTTAGCTTATAAAAACATTGATAATATTGTTAATGTGGTTCATAATGCTGGTCTAGTCAAAAAAGTGGC